From one Streptomyces sp. ICC1 genomic stretch:
- a CDS encoding winged helix-turn-helix domain-containing protein, protein MLHIHFTAEDLARTRVAATIGAAAETMYSLRLLRDCATYALPFHPWQTAVRGRLGAKARPFTSLLAVDGPDVDLTVLMGDTPSIEEGVENLMRVSTARLRTEFEHIAFHPSQLPWARNLVGGDLEARRQFAEGLAACNEAMVAPYWSRARAHLEGVRTTFARRLLDGGVERLLEGLCVPLVRWRPPVLEVRYHRNVEVHLGGRGLVIAPTVFLWRDPALLWDPQDAASAPTLAIPTIGDEKAGAALWGGTRAVDQSLGALLGRTRAAALKVVTEGCSTTELAKRLNVSIAVASEHATVLRNAKLITTTRRGKSVVHTVTPLGTELLGTHQGPAPGDLRSERVVR, encoded by the coding sequence GGCTGTTACGCGACTGTGCCACCTACGCCCTGCCCTTCCATCCCTGGCAGACGGCGGTTCGCGGGCGGCTGGGCGCGAAGGCCCGGCCGTTCACGAGCCTGCTGGCCGTGGACGGCCCGGACGTCGACCTGACGGTGCTCATGGGCGACACCCCGTCCATCGAGGAGGGGGTCGAGAACCTGATGCGGGTGTCGACCGCCCGGTTGCGGACCGAATTCGAGCACATCGCCTTCCATCCCTCGCAGTTGCCGTGGGCCCGGAACCTGGTCGGGGGAGACCTCGAAGCCCGCCGGCAGTTCGCCGAGGGACTCGCCGCCTGCAACGAGGCGATGGTCGCTCCCTACTGGAGCAGGGCGAGAGCCCATCTGGAGGGCGTGCGGACGACCTTCGCACGGAGACTGCTCGACGGCGGGGTCGAACGCCTGCTGGAAGGGCTGTGCGTCCCGCTGGTGCGGTGGCGGCCACCCGTACTGGAGGTCAGGTACCACCGGAACGTCGAGGTCCACCTCGGGGGACGCGGACTCGTCATCGCGCCGACCGTCTTCCTGTGGCGGGACCCGGCCCTGCTGTGGGACCCGCAGGACGCCGCCTCGGCGCCCACGCTCGCCATTCCCACCATCGGCGACGAGAAGGCGGGCGCGGCCCTGTGGGGCGGGACGCGAGCCGTGGACCAGTCGCTGGGCGCACTGCTGGGACGCACCCGGGCCGCCGCGCTGAAGGTCGTCACCGAGGGGTGCAGCACCACCGAGCTGGCGAAGCGCCTGAACGTGTCGATCGCGGTGGCGAGCGAGCACGCGACGGTGCTGCGCAACGCCAAGCTCATCACCACCACCCGGCGGGGCAAATCCGTGGTGCACACCGTCACGCCGCTCGGCACCGAACTCCTGGGAACGCACCAGGGCCCGGCTCCCGGTGACCTCAGGAGCGAACGGGTCGTTCGCTGA
- a CDS encoding MBL fold metallo-hydrolase has translation MKSESVQGIMLGDVEVIRVVEWQGAFAPAPGLVPRAAAEAWKGNEDWLAPDHWDPETDRAVMALQTWVLRSGGRTVLVDTGVGNGRERPGSPQFHHREGDFLGELARSGVRPEDVDVVVNTHVHGDHVGWNTVASDGEWVPAFPNAQYLIPAADDFHFGPDNGYANGLREDDRLIYEDSIAPVHRAGQSLLWDGVHRIDEHLTLESAPGHTPGSSVLRLTSGDDRAVFVGDLLHSPVQILAPSCNSCFCLDPASAAASRRRILERAAAERELVVPAHFAGAGAVEVRREGSGFALGPWAAFGTEQAE, from the coding sequence ATGAAGAGCGAGAGCGTGCAGGGCATCATGCTGGGCGATGTCGAGGTCATCCGGGTCGTCGAGTGGCAGGGGGCGTTCGCGCCCGCACCCGGTCTGGTTCCGCGGGCCGCCGCGGAGGCGTGGAAGGGCAACGAGGACTGGCTGGCGCCGGACCACTGGGATCCGGAGACGGACCGGGCGGTGATGGCGCTGCAGACCTGGGTGCTGCGCAGCGGCGGGAGGACCGTCCTGGTCGATACCGGGGTGGGCAACGGGCGCGAGCGGCCCGGCTCGCCGCAGTTCCACCACCGGGAGGGAGACTTCCTGGGTGAGCTGGCGCGGTCGGGCGTCCGCCCGGAGGACGTCGACGTCGTCGTCAACACCCATGTCCACGGCGATCACGTCGGCTGGAACACCGTTGCCTCGGACGGGGAGTGGGTGCCGGCGTTCCCCAACGCCCAGTACCTCATCCCGGCCGCGGACGACTTCCATTTCGGCCCGGACAACGGGTACGCGAACGGCCTGCGCGAGGACGACCGGCTGATCTACGAAGACAGCATCGCGCCCGTCCACCGGGCCGGGCAGAGCCTGTTGTGGGACGGCGTGCACCGCATAGACGAACACCTCACCCTGGAATCAGCGCCCGGCCACACGCCCGGCTCCTCCGTGCTGCGCCTCACGTCCGGGGATGACCGGGCGGTCTTCGTCGGCGATCTCCTGCACAGTCCCGTGCAGATCCTCGCGCCTTCCTGCAACAGCTGCTTCTGCCTGGATCCGGCGAGTGCGGCGGCCAGCCGCCGCCGGATCCTCGAACGAGCGGCAGCCGAGAGGGAGCTGGTGGTGCCCGCGCACTTCGCGGGTGCGGGCGCCGTCGAAGTACGGCGGGAGGGCAGCGGGTTCGCCCTCGGACCGTGGGCGGCCTTCGGTACGGAGCAGGCGGAGTAG